Proteins co-encoded in one Oncorhynchus kisutch isolate 150728-3 linkage group LG1, Okis_V2, whole genome shotgun sequence genomic window:
- the LOC109889527 gene encoding testis-expressed protein 2 isoform X1: protein MASCHSSHADNAKAPPPSASRPPPVPKLHVQGSLSRKSITIHFSPLGEEEEEEELYGAVASSPHPPAAPKEDPGIVKALEASADLILEGAGLNSEAQAAVLPMSSSTGPQSSITSTLPSEPKSSSPSPASNCKSTSSPSKSSGKLFFSLVKSLSSDIVEPSEIVSISPAAPTSVRHRHPMKTLVKSLSSDTSQESSSSSSSPYRLSDSRLHLQLFKQFTQSRAPVGVVAGGDSKTAPSSTLTSPDSRNFFKASVEASIEDTKRRFSEAIYEPLQMLNKIMEDKSGGIGSSAFRSKALSSSASELTCLASLNNGQPESNNNYSIKEEETGDDWESEGTGNRASLPNPTAETSHTRSPKMSSSVSASLGLDKCSMSALAKLEDEDFCVLSSEDFEDTDGDYVDRTNNTCSQVRLPPSGSPELCSDDKSEGEDPPPSIPHYTLIIITALVYGYFVLPLPTYVGGMLLGVGLGFMLAIAVVWLAGPKPSGNRSRHPRHQGRLWNMAQMGIKEPNIFKGWMNEIVNYDPETYHATLTHSVYVRLEGSILRLSKPNRNIARRATHNESKPDVSYISQKIYDLTDSKIFLVPQNLARKRVWNKKYPICIELAKQDDFMSKAEGDSSETTHERTTTTGEATAGTEEAKRSCGPELTLYLFGRTGREKEEWHRRILLASKPPKTGMKRATSLQGIKTGQWIDLALNSHSRSSSRSSLDEVLASQPRTKDSTAGITAKTKSLLDYSVYMATLVPPETGTATATPVAATSPVVQSPQSSPGLGKKLLSSSSFGPVLVLGEEEPVAWVNSLIGRVAWDFLGEPYWADVVSKKIQMKLSKIRLPYFMNELTLTELDMGVATPRILGASKPSVDHQGLWFDLEISYSGSFLMTLETKMNLIRLGKDGDGVRIRDVSKDGYRPRTYCLADSDEESSSAGSSDEEDSSEVTNDVPGAEGYMGGRQPSKIMRFVDKIAKSKYFQKATETEFIKKKMEEVSNTPLLLTVEVQALRGTLAVNIPPPPTDRIWYGFRSPPHLELKARPKLGEREVTLAHVTDWIEKKLDQEFQKIFVMPNMDDLWLTIMHSAMDPRSFGMPSTSTADTTQGETEPSETEGGATNGI from the exons ATGGCCAGCTGCCACAGTAGCCATGCAGACAACGCCAAAGCTCCTCCTCCCTCAGCCTCACGGCCGCCACCTGTGCCCAAGCTCCACGTCCAGGGCTCGCTGTCCCGGAAGTCCATCACCATCCACTTCTCGCCCCtgggcgaggaggaggaggaagaggagctcTATGGGGCAGTTGcgtcctctcctcatccccctgctGCACCCAAGGAGGACCCAGGCATTGTGAAGGCCCTGGAGGCCAGCGCGGATCTGATCCTTGAAGGAGCCGGGTTGAACTCTGAGGCTCAGGCTGCAGTTCTGCCTATGTCATCCTCAACTGGTCCTCAAAGCTCCATTACCTCCACATTACCCTCTGAACCGAAgagctcctctccttcccctgcctCCAACTGTAAAtccacttcctctccctccaaGTCTAGCGGCAAACTTTTCTTCAGCCTGGTCAAGTCTCTATCCTCTGACATCGTCGAGCCTTCTGAGATTGTCTCCATCTCCCCCGCTGCCCCCACTTCCGTGCGCCACCGCCACCCGATGAAAACCCTGGTCAAGTCGCTCTCCTCTGACACCTCCCAggaatcctcctcctcctcctcctcgccctaCCGCCTCTCGGACTCCCGCCTCCACCTGCAACTCTTCAAGCAGTTCACCCAATCCCGTGCCCCGGTGGGTGTTGTTGCCGGGGGTGACTCCAAGACTGCACCCTCCTCGACGCTCACCTCCCCAGACAGCCGCAACTTCTTTAAGGCGTCTGTGGAGGCGAGCATCGAGGACACTAAGCGCCGTTTCTCAGAGGCCATCTACGAGCCTCTCCAGATGTTAAATAAGATCATGGAGGACAAGAGCGGAGGCATTGGCAGCAGTGCCTTCCGGTCCAAAGCGCTCTCGTCCAGTGCTTCGGAGCTCACCTGCCTGGCCTCCCTCAACAACGGCCAACCGGAGAGCAACAACAACTACAGCATCAAGGAGGAGGAAACCGGGGATGACTGGGAGTCCGAGGGAACCGGAAACAGAGCCAGCTTGCCAAATCCCACCGCTGAAACCAGTCACACCAGAAGTCCTAAGATGTCCTCCTCCGTTTCCGCCTCTCTCGGCCTGGACAAGTGCTCCATGTCGGCCCTGGCCAAGCTGGAGGATGAGGACTTCTGTGTCCTGTCTAGTGAGGACTTTGAGGATACCGACGGGGATTATGTTGACAGAACGAACAATACATGCAGCCAAGTGAGACTTCCCCCTAGTGGCAGTCCGGAACTATGCAGTGACGACAAGTCAGAGGGAGAAGATCCACCACCCAGCATTCCACACTACACCCTGATCATCATCACAGCGCTGGTCTACGGGTACTTCGTGTTGCCCCTGCCCACCTACGTTGGGGGTATGCTGCTCGGAGTGGGACTAGGGTTCATGCTAGCTATCGCTGTGGTGTGGTTGGCCGGACCCAAGCCTTCTGGCAATCGCTCCAGACATCCCAGACACCAGGGGAGGCTGTGGAACATGGCCCAGATGGGCATCAAAGAGCCAAACATCTTCAAG GGATGGATGAACGAGATAGTGAACTACGACCCAGAGACATACCACGCCACTCTGACCCACTCTGTGTATGTGAGACTGGAGGGCTCCATCCTGCGCCTGTCCAAACCCAACCGCAACATCGCCCGGCGGGCCACGCATAACGAATCCAAGCCCgatgtcagctacatcagccagAAGATCTACGACCTCACTGACAGCAAG ATCTTTCTGGTGCCCCAGAATCTGGCCAGGAAGCGCGTGTGGAACAAGAAGTACCCTATCTGCATCGAGCTGGCCAAGCAGGACGACTTCATGTCCAAGGCAGAGGGCGACAGCAGCGAAACCACACACGAGAGAACCACGACCACAGGAGAGGCCACCGCGGGGACGGAGGAGGCCAAAAGGTCCTGTGGTCCAGAGCTGACCCTGTACCTGTTTGgtcggacagggagggagaaggaggagtggCACCGGAGGATCCTGCTGGCCTCCAAGCCCCCCAAGACGGGGATGAAGAGAGCCACCAGTCTGCAGGGGATTAAGACCGGTCAGTGGATTGATctag CCTTGAACTCTCACAGCCGCAGCAGCAGCCGCAGCAGTCTGGACGAGGTGCTAGCGTCTCAGCCAAGGACCAAGGACTCAACAGCAGGCATAACAGCCAAGACTAAGTCCCTACTGGACTACAGTGTATACATGGCCACCCTGGTGCCCCCCGAGACTGGCACTGCCACTGCCACCCCCGTCGCTGCCACTAGTCCCGTAGTCCAGAGTCCACAGAGTAGCCCTGGGTTGGGCAAGAAG TTGCTTAGCAGCAGCAGCTTTGGCCCTGTCTTGGTGCTGGGGGAGGAGGAGCCTGTTGCCTGGGTGAACTCTCTGATTGGCCGGGTGGCATGGGACTTCCTGGGCGAGCCCTACTGGGCCGACGTGGTCTCGAAGAAGATCCAGATGAAACTCAGCAAGATCCGG CTCCCCTACTTCATGAACGAGCTgaccctgacagagctggacatGGGCGTGGCCACTCCCAGAATCCTTGGCGCCTCCAAACCCTCAGTGGACCATCAAG gTCTGTGGTTTGACTTGGAGATTTCGTACAGCGGCTCCTTCCTGATGACCCTGGAGACTAAGATGAACCTGATCAGACTGGGGAAGGACGGAGATGGCGTGCGCATCAGAGACGTCAGCAAGGATGG gtacAGACCACGGACGTACTGCCTGGCGGACAGTGATGAGGAATCATCCAGTGCAGGGTCCTCCGACGAAGAGGATAGTTCAGAGGTCACCAATGATGTCCCTGGAGCAGAGGG aTACATGGGGGGCCGCCAGCCCAGTAAGATCATGCGCTTCGTGGACAAGATCGCCAAGTCCAAGTACTTCCAGAAGGCCACCGAGACGGAGTTCATcaagaagaagatggaggaggTGTCCAACACGCCCCTGCTGCTCACCGTGGAAGTACAGGCGCTCCGAGGAACGCTGGCCGTTAACATCCCACCCCCGCCCACTGACAGGATATG GTATGGCTTCAGGAGTCCACCCCACCTGGAGTTAAAGGCTCGGCCCAAACTGGGAGAGCGAGAGGTCACACTGGCCCACGTCACCGACTGGATCGAGAAGAAACTGGACCAGGAGTttcag AAAATctttgtcatgccaaacatggaCGACTTGTGGCTGACCATCATGCACTCTGCCATGGACCCCCGCTCTTTTGGAATGCCCTCCACCTCCACAGCCGATACGACCCAGGGGGAAACAGAGCCCTCCGAAACAGAGGGGGGCGCCACTAACGGCATATGA
- the LOC109889527 gene encoding testis-expressed protein 2 isoform X4 — MASCHSSHADNAKAPPPSASRPPPVPKLHVQGSLSRKSITIHFSPLGEEEEEEELYGAVASSPHPPAAPKEDPGIVKALEASADLILEGAGLNSEAQAAVLPMSSSTGPQSSITSTLPSEPKSSSPSPASNCKSTSSPSKSSGKLFFSLVKSLSSDIVEPSEIVSISPAAPTSVRHRHPMKTLVKSLSSDTSQESSSSSSSPYRLSDSRLHLQLFKQFTQSRAPVGVVAGGDSKTAPSSTLTSPDSRNFFKASVEASIEDTKRRFSEAIYEPLQMLNKIMEDKSGGIGSSAFRSKALSSSASELTCLASLNNGQPESNNNYSIKEEETGDDWESEGTGNRASLPNPTAETSHTRSPKMSSSVSASLGLDKCSMSALAKLEDEDFCVLSSEDFEDTDGDYVDRTNNTCSQVRLPPSGSPELCSDDKSEGEDPPPSIPHYTLIIITALVYGYFVLPLPTYVGGMLLGVGLGFMLAIAVVWLAGPKPSGNRSRHPRHQGRLWNMAQMGIKEPNIFKGWMNEIVNYDPETYHATLTHSVYVRLEGSILRLSKPNRNIARRATHNESKPDVSYISQKIYDLTDSKIFLVPQNLARKRVWNKKYPICIELAKQDDFMSKAEGDSSETTHERTTTTGEATAGTEEAKRSCGPELTLYLFGRTGREKEEWHRRILLASKPPKTGMKRATSLQGIKTALNSHSRSSSRSSLDEVLASQPRTKDSTAGITAKTKSLLDYSVYMATLVPPETGTATATPVAATSPVVQSPQSSPGLGKKLLSSSSFGPVLVLGEEEPVAWVNSLIGRVAWDFLGEPYWADVVSKKIQMKLSKIRLPYFMNELTLTELDMGVATPRILGASKPSVDHQGLWFDLEISYSGSFLMTLETKMNLIRLGKDGDGVRIRDVSKDGPRTYCLADSDEESSSAGSSDEEDSSEVTNDVPGAEGYMGGRQPSKIMRFVDKIAKSKYFQKATETEFIKKKMEEVSNTPLLLTVEVQALRGTLAVNIPPPPTDRIWYGFRSPPHLELKARPKLGEREVTLAHVTDWIEKKLDQEFQKIFVMPNMDDLWLTIMHSAMDPRSFGMPSTSTADTTQGETEPSETEGGATNGI, encoded by the exons ATGGCCAGCTGCCACAGTAGCCATGCAGACAACGCCAAAGCTCCTCCTCCCTCAGCCTCACGGCCGCCACCTGTGCCCAAGCTCCACGTCCAGGGCTCGCTGTCCCGGAAGTCCATCACCATCCACTTCTCGCCCCtgggcgaggaggaggaggaagaggagctcTATGGGGCAGTTGcgtcctctcctcatccccctgctGCACCCAAGGAGGACCCAGGCATTGTGAAGGCCCTGGAGGCCAGCGCGGATCTGATCCTTGAAGGAGCCGGGTTGAACTCTGAGGCTCAGGCTGCAGTTCTGCCTATGTCATCCTCAACTGGTCCTCAAAGCTCCATTACCTCCACATTACCCTCTGAACCGAAgagctcctctccttcccctgcctCCAACTGTAAAtccacttcctctccctccaaGTCTAGCGGCAAACTTTTCTTCAGCCTGGTCAAGTCTCTATCCTCTGACATCGTCGAGCCTTCTGAGATTGTCTCCATCTCCCCCGCTGCCCCCACTTCCGTGCGCCACCGCCACCCGATGAAAACCCTGGTCAAGTCGCTCTCCTCTGACACCTCCCAggaatcctcctcctcctcctcctcgccctaCCGCCTCTCGGACTCCCGCCTCCACCTGCAACTCTTCAAGCAGTTCACCCAATCCCGTGCCCCGGTGGGTGTTGTTGCCGGGGGTGACTCCAAGACTGCACCCTCCTCGACGCTCACCTCCCCAGACAGCCGCAACTTCTTTAAGGCGTCTGTGGAGGCGAGCATCGAGGACACTAAGCGCCGTTTCTCAGAGGCCATCTACGAGCCTCTCCAGATGTTAAATAAGATCATGGAGGACAAGAGCGGAGGCATTGGCAGCAGTGCCTTCCGGTCCAAAGCGCTCTCGTCCAGTGCTTCGGAGCTCACCTGCCTGGCCTCCCTCAACAACGGCCAACCGGAGAGCAACAACAACTACAGCATCAAGGAGGAGGAAACCGGGGATGACTGGGAGTCCGAGGGAACCGGAAACAGAGCCAGCTTGCCAAATCCCACCGCTGAAACCAGTCACACCAGAAGTCCTAAGATGTCCTCCTCCGTTTCCGCCTCTCTCGGCCTGGACAAGTGCTCCATGTCGGCCCTGGCCAAGCTGGAGGATGAGGACTTCTGTGTCCTGTCTAGTGAGGACTTTGAGGATACCGACGGGGATTATGTTGACAGAACGAACAATACATGCAGCCAAGTGAGACTTCCCCCTAGTGGCAGTCCGGAACTATGCAGTGACGACAAGTCAGAGGGAGAAGATCCACCACCCAGCATTCCACACTACACCCTGATCATCATCACAGCGCTGGTCTACGGGTACTTCGTGTTGCCCCTGCCCACCTACGTTGGGGGTATGCTGCTCGGAGTGGGACTAGGGTTCATGCTAGCTATCGCTGTGGTGTGGTTGGCCGGACCCAAGCCTTCTGGCAATCGCTCCAGACATCCCAGACACCAGGGGAGGCTGTGGAACATGGCCCAGATGGGCATCAAAGAGCCAAACATCTTCAAG GGATGGATGAACGAGATAGTGAACTACGACCCAGAGACATACCACGCCACTCTGACCCACTCTGTGTATGTGAGACTGGAGGGCTCCATCCTGCGCCTGTCCAAACCCAACCGCAACATCGCCCGGCGGGCCACGCATAACGAATCCAAGCCCgatgtcagctacatcagccagAAGATCTACGACCTCACTGACAGCAAG ATCTTTCTGGTGCCCCAGAATCTGGCCAGGAAGCGCGTGTGGAACAAGAAGTACCCTATCTGCATCGAGCTGGCCAAGCAGGACGACTTCATGTCCAAGGCAGAGGGCGACAGCAGCGAAACCACACACGAGAGAACCACGACCACAGGAGAGGCCACCGCGGGGACGGAGGAGGCCAAAAGGTCCTGTGGTCCAGAGCTGACCCTGTACCTGTTTGgtcggacagggagggagaaggaggagtggCACCGGAGGATCCTGCTGGCCTCCAAGCCCCCCAAGACGGGGATGAAGAGAGCCACCAGTCTGCAGGGGATTAAGACCG CCTTGAACTCTCACAGCCGCAGCAGCAGCCGCAGCAGTCTGGACGAGGTGCTAGCGTCTCAGCCAAGGACCAAGGACTCAACAGCAGGCATAACAGCCAAGACTAAGTCCCTACTGGACTACAGTGTATACATGGCCACCCTGGTGCCCCCCGAGACTGGCACTGCCACTGCCACCCCCGTCGCTGCCACTAGTCCCGTAGTCCAGAGTCCACAGAGTAGCCCTGGGTTGGGCAAGAAG TTGCTTAGCAGCAGCAGCTTTGGCCCTGTCTTGGTGCTGGGGGAGGAGGAGCCTGTTGCCTGGGTGAACTCTCTGATTGGCCGGGTGGCATGGGACTTCCTGGGCGAGCCCTACTGGGCCGACGTGGTCTCGAAGAAGATCCAGATGAAACTCAGCAAGATCCGG CTCCCCTACTTCATGAACGAGCTgaccctgacagagctggacatGGGCGTGGCCACTCCCAGAATCCTTGGCGCCTCCAAACCCTCAGTGGACCATCAAG gTCTGTGGTTTGACTTGGAGATTTCGTACAGCGGCTCCTTCCTGATGACCCTGGAGACTAAGATGAACCTGATCAGACTGGGGAAGGACGGAGATGGCGTGCGCATCAGAGACGTCAGCAAGGATGG ACCACGGACGTACTGCCTGGCGGACAGTGATGAGGAATCATCCAGTGCAGGGTCCTCCGACGAAGAGGATAGTTCAGAGGTCACCAATGATGTCCCTGGAGCAGAGGG aTACATGGGGGGCCGCCAGCCCAGTAAGATCATGCGCTTCGTGGACAAGATCGCCAAGTCCAAGTACTTCCAGAAGGCCACCGAGACGGAGTTCATcaagaagaagatggaggaggTGTCCAACACGCCCCTGCTGCTCACCGTGGAAGTACAGGCGCTCCGAGGAACGCTGGCCGTTAACATCCCACCCCCGCCCACTGACAGGATATG GTATGGCTTCAGGAGTCCACCCCACCTGGAGTTAAAGGCTCGGCCCAAACTGGGAGAGCGAGAGGTCACACTGGCCCACGTCACCGACTGGATCGAGAAGAAACTGGACCAGGAGTttcag AAAATctttgtcatgccaaacatggaCGACTTGTGGCTGACCATCATGCACTCTGCCATGGACCCCCGCTCTTTTGGAATGCCCTCCACCTCCACAGCCGATACGACCCAGGGGGAAACAGAGCCCTCCGAAACAGAGGGGGGCGCCACTAACGGCATATGA
- the LOC109889527 gene encoding testis-expressed protein 2 isoform X3, producing MASCHSSHADNAKAPPPSASRPPPVPKLHVQGSLSRKSITIHFSPLGEEEEEEELYGAVASSPHPPAAPKEDPGIVKALEASADLILEGAGLNSEAQAAVLPMSSSTGPQSSITSTLPSEPKSSSPSPASNCKSTSSPSKSSGKLFFSLVKSLSSDIVEPSEIVSISPAAPTSVRHRHPMKTLVKSLSSDTSQESSSSSSSPYRLSDSRLHLQLFKQFTQSRAPVGVVAGGDSKTAPSSTLTSPDSRNFFKASVEASIEDTKRRFSEAIYEPLQMLNKIMEDKSGGIGSSAFRSKALSSSASELTCLASLNNGQPESNNNYSIKEEETGDDWESEGTGNRASLPNPTAETSHTRSPKMSSSVSASLGLDKCSMSALAKLEDEDFCVLSSEDFEDTDGDYVDRTNNTCSQVRLPPSGSPELCSDDKSEGEDPPPSIPHYTLIIITALVYGYFVLPLPTYVGGMLLGVGLGFMLAIAVVWLAGPKPSGNRSRHPRHQGRLWNMAQMGIKEPNIFKGWMNEIVNYDPETYHATLTHSVYVRLEGSILRLSKPNRNIARRATHNESKPDVSYISQKIYDLTDSKIFLVPQNLARKRVWNKKYPICIELAKQDDFMSKAEGDSSETTHERTTTTGEATAGTEEAKRSCGPELTLYLFGRTGREKEEWHRRILLASKPPKTGMKRATSLQGIKTALNSHSRSSSRSSLDEVLASQPRTKDSTAGITAKTKSLLDYSVYMATLVPPETGTATATPVAATSPVVQSPQSSPGLGKKLLSSSSFGPVLVLGEEEPVAWVNSLIGRVAWDFLGEPYWADVVSKKIQMKLSKIRLPYFMNELTLTELDMGVATPRILGASKPSVDHQGLWFDLEISYSGSFLMTLETKMNLIRLGKDGDGVRIRDVSKDGYRPRTYCLADSDEESSSAGSSDEEDSSEVTNDVPGAEGYMGGRQPSKIMRFVDKIAKSKYFQKATETEFIKKKMEEVSNTPLLLTVEVQALRGTLAVNIPPPPTDRIWYGFRSPPHLELKARPKLGEREVTLAHVTDWIEKKLDQEFQKIFVMPNMDDLWLTIMHSAMDPRSFGMPSTSTADTTQGETEPSETEGGATNGI from the exons ATGGCCAGCTGCCACAGTAGCCATGCAGACAACGCCAAAGCTCCTCCTCCCTCAGCCTCACGGCCGCCACCTGTGCCCAAGCTCCACGTCCAGGGCTCGCTGTCCCGGAAGTCCATCACCATCCACTTCTCGCCCCtgggcgaggaggaggaggaagaggagctcTATGGGGCAGTTGcgtcctctcctcatccccctgctGCACCCAAGGAGGACCCAGGCATTGTGAAGGCCCTGGAGGCCAGCGCGGATCTGATCCTTGAAGGAGCCGGGTTGAACTCTGAGGCTCAGGCTGCAGTTCTGCCTATGTCATCCTCAACTGGTCCTCAAAGCTCCATTACCTCCACATTACCCTCTGAACCGAAgagctcctctccttcccctgcctCCAACTGTAAAtccacttcctctccctccaaGTCTAGCGGCAAACTTTTCTTCAGCCTGGTCAAGTCTCTATCCTCTGACATCGTCGAGCCTTCTGAGATTGTCTCCATCTCCCCCGCTGCCCCCACTTCCGTGCGCCACCGCCACCCGATGAAAACCCTGGTCAAGTCGCTCTCCTCTGACACCTCCCAggaatcctcctcctcctcctcctcgccctaCCGCCTCTCGGACTCCCGCCTCCACCTGCAACTCTTCAAGCAGTTCACCCAATCCCGTGCCCCGGTGGGTGTTGTTGCCGGGGGTGACTCCAAGACTGCACCCTCCTCGACGCTCACCTCCCCAGACAGCCGCAACTTCTTTAAGGCGTCTGTGGAGGCGAGCATCGAGGACACTAAGCGCCGTTTCTCAGAGGCCATCTACGAGCCTCTCCAGATGTTAAATAAGATCATGGAGGACAAGAGCGGAGGCATTGGCAGCAGTGCCTTCCGGTCCAAAGCGCTCTCGTCCAGTGCTTCGGAGCTCACCTGCCTGGCCTCCCTCAACAACGGCCAACCGGAGAGCAACAACAACTACAGCATCAAGGAGGAGGAAACCGGGGATGACTGGGAGTCCGAGGGAACCGGAAACAGAGCCAGCTTGCCAAATCCCACCGCTGAAACCAGTCACACCAGAAGTCCTAAGATGTCCTCCTCCGTTTCCGCCTCTCTCGGCCTGGACAAGTGCTCCATGTCGGCCCTGGCCAAGCTGGAGGATGAGGACTTCTGTGTCCTGTCTAGTGAGGACTTTGAGGATACCGACGGGGATTATGTTGACAGAACGAACAATACATGCAGCCAAGTGAGACTTCCCCCTAGTGGCAGTCCGGAACTATGCAGTGACGACAAGTCAGAGGGAGAAGATCCACCACCCAGCATTCCACACTACACCCTGATCATCATCACAGCGCTGGTCTACGGGTACTTCGTGTTGCCCCTGCCCACCTACGTTGGGGGTATGCTGCTCGGAGTGGGACTAGGGTTCATGCTAGCTATCGCTGTGGTGTGGTTGGCCGGACCCAAGCCTTCTGGCAATCGCTCCAGACATCCCAGACACCAGGGGAGGCTGTGGAACATGGCCCAGATGGGCATCAAAGAGCCAAACATCTTCAAG GGATGGATGAACGAGATAGTGAACTACGACCCAGAGACATACCACGCCACTCTGACCCACTCTGTGTATGTGAGACTGGAGGGCTCCATCCTGCGCCTGTCCAAACCCAACCGCAACATCGCCCGGCGGGCCACGCATAACGAATCCAAGCCCgatgtcagctacatcagccagAAGATCTACGACCTCACTGACAGCAAG ATCTTTCTGGTGCCCCAGAATCTGGCCAGGAAGCGCGTGTGGAACAAGAAGTACCCTATCTGCATCGAGCTGGCCAAGCAGGACGACTTCATGTCCAAGGCAGAGGGCGACAGCAGCGAAACCACACACGAGAGAACCACGACCACAGGAGAGGCCACCGCGGGGACGGAGGAGGCCAAAAGGTCCTGTGGTCCAGAGCTGACCCTGTACCTGTTTGgtcggacagggagggagaaggaggagtggCACCGGAGGATCCTGCTGGCCTCCAAGCCCCCCAAGACGGGGATGAAGAGAGCCACCAGTCTGCAGGGGATTAAGACCG CCTTGAACTCTCACAGCCGCAGCAGCAGCCGCAGCAGTCTGGACGAGGTGCTAGCGTCTCAGCCAAGGACCAAGGACTCAACAGCAGGCATAACAGCCAAGACTAAGTCCCTACTGGACTACAGTGTATACATGGCCACCCTGGTGCCCCCCGAGACTGGCACTGCCACTGCCACCCCCGTCGCTGCCACTAGTCCCGTAGTCCAGAGTCCACAGAGTAGCCCTGGGTTGGGCAAGAAG TTGCTTAGCAGCAGCAGCTTTGGCCCTGTCTTGGTGCTGGGGGAGGAGGAGCCTGTTGCCTGGGTGAACTCTCTGATTGGCCGGGTGGCATGGGACTTCCTGGGCGAGCCCTACTGGGCCGACGTGGTCTCGAAGAAGATCCAGATGAAACTCAGCAAGATCCGG CTCCCCTACTTCATGAACGAGCTgaccctgacagagctggacatGGGCGTGGCCACTCCCAGAATCCTTGGCGCCTCCAAACCCTCAGTGGACCATCAAG gTCTGTGGTTTGACTTGGAGATTTCGTACAGCGGCTCCTTCCTGATGACCCTGGAGACTAAGATGAACCTGATCAGACTGGGGAAGGACGGAGATGGCGTGCGCATCAGAGACGTCAGCAAGGATGG gtacAGACCACGGACGTACTGCCTGGCGGACAGTGATGAGGAATCATCCAGTGCAGGGTCCTCCGACGAAGAGGATAGTTCAGAGGTCACCAATGATGTCCCTGGAGCAGAGGG aTACATGGGGGGCCGCCAGCCCAGTAAGATCATGCGCTTCGTGGACAAGATCGCCAAGTCCAAGTACTTCCAGAAGGCCACCGAGACGGAGTTCATcaagaagaagatggaggaggTGTCCAACACGCCCCTGCTGCTCACCGTGGAAGTACAGGCGCTCCGAGGAACGCTGGCCGTTAACATCCCACCCCCGCCCACTGACAGGATATG GTATGGCTTCAGGAGTCCACCCCACCTGGAGTTAAAGGCTCGGCCCAAACTGGGAGAGCGAGAGGTCACACTGGCCCACGTCACCGACTGGATCGAGAAGAAACTGGACCAGGAGTttcag AAAATctttgtcatgccaaacatggaCGACTTGTGGCTGACCATCATGCACTCTGCCATGGACCCCCGCTCTTTTGGAATGCCCTCCACCTCCACAGCCGATACGACCCAGGGGGAAACAGAGCCCTCCGAAACAGAGGGGGGCGCCACTAACGGCATATGA